A segment of the Pseudomonadota bacterium genome:
GATGGCGGCTCACAACGTATTCGTGACGTGATTAATAAAGGAATCACCGAAGATCAAATTCTATCTGCCACTCAAATAATTGTGGGTGCCGGGATTCCAAATATTAAACTATATTTCATGATCGGACTTCCTACAGAAACTATGGAAGATATTGAAGCAATAGTAACCCTGTGTAAGAAAATAAAGAAGTGCTTTGTTGATGCAAGCAGAGAAAAAAAACGTATAGGACATATTACTGTAAGCATCAATCCTTTTGTCCCAAAACCCTTCACGCCCTTTCAATGGGCGGGAATGGATGAAATTTCATCTCTTAAGAAAAAGATCTCCTTCATAAAAAACAGTTTAAAAAAAGAAGCAAACATGCGAATAGATGCTGCATCCCCCAGGAAAACCTATATACAGGCACTTATTTCTAAAGGCGATCGCAGAACTGCCGAATTATTAATTCTTGCCGAATCAAATAACGGCAACTGGGCAAAAACGCTCAAGGTATCATTGTTAGATGCCGATTTTTATGTTTACAGAGAAAATTCTTTTGATGAACTACTACCCTGGGATTTTATAGATCATGGCATCAAAAAAACATACCTTTATAAAGAATATCAAAAAGCACTGCTTCAAAAAACATCAGCGCCCTGCCCTATAACTTCATGCAATAAATGCGGCGTTTGTATATCTGAATGATATATTTTCATAAAATATAATTAGTTAAGTTGTTTTAATTTTATTACACTTTCTAAATTTTCAAGGATTTAATTTGACCGGATACAATTAACCCCCGCTCTTCAGATAATTGAAGTACGGGGCTTTTGTTTTTTTAAATATTGTGAACTATCAAAACTTTACAGTGCAAACTTGTGGTGCCAAGTTTACACTTCAAGTTGACGGGGCACGGAATATACGCCTATATCGGAAATTGGAATGTTATTTGTTTTTTTGTATCGCAGCTACCAGTAGTAATCGGAATTCTCACAACTATTCAAATTTACCACTTATTTGTGGCTTTTTTTTCGACTATACAATAATTTATTTGAGAAAGTATAAAAGTAAAGGGCGTCCCAAAACTACCCCATGAAGCTCAATGGATTGGCTAATGCATTTAAAGATCAGATGATGCAGCCGGACATGAATGAACTGTCCTTTGAAGAACGATTTGGTCTTCTGGTGGATCATCACTGGAGTTGGCGGGATGATCGACGACTTAAAACGCTTCTAAGAAATGCAAAGTTCAAAGACAATGCCTGTATTGAGGATATTGATTATAAAAGCCCTCGGGGCATTGATAAATCAGTAATCTTAAGCCTTGCAATCTGTAACTGGATAAAAAACACACAAAACATTATTATTACAGGCCCAACCGGAGCCGGCAAAACTTATCTTGCCTGTGCATTGGCAAACAGTGCATGCAGGAAAGGGTTTTCTTCATTGTATATGAGAGCCCCCCGATTGTTCCGGGAAATTGCTGTTGCCAGGGCGGACGGCAGCTATCCAAAACTGATGAATAAAATTGTAAAGGCCAAAGTACTGATTGTTGATAATTTTTGCATTAGCCCTATAAAAGATGCTGAACGTGAAGATTTATTGGAAGTGATAGAAGACAGGCAGAACCTTTGTTCAACAATCATATCTACACAGATACCAGTAGAAAAATGGTTTGAAGCTATAGGCGACCCGACCATAGCAGATGCGGTTCTTTATCGCTTAATTCACAACGCGCAAAAAATAAATTTAAAAGGAGAATCCATGCGGAAAATAAGATCTCCATTGACTAATAAAAACAAAACTGGGAAATAGAAAAAACCAGCGTCGCTTCGCTCCGATCAGGTGGCCGATTAACTCCGGAATGGGTGGCCGATTTGAGCGGAATATCCAGGAATACATTGATCAAACTGAAACTGATGAAAATAACGATAATGTCTTTGGAAAAGACCCATTATAGCTTATTACTTGCTACTACATTTTTTAGCTTTCTATCAATAAAGCTGCTAAGAAATGGCTGGAGCCCGACCACACCCGCCAATAACGGCGGCTGTGGCGGC
Coding sequences within it:
- the istB gene encoding IS21-like element helper ATPase IstB, with the translated sequence MKLNGLANAFKDQMMQPDMNELSFEERFGLLVDHHWSWRDDRRLKTLLRNAKFKDNACIEDIDYKSPRGIDKSVILSLAICNWIKNTQNIIITGPTGAGKTYLACALANSACRKGFSSLYMRAPRLFREIAVARADGSYPKLMNKIVKAKVLIVDNFCISPIKDAEREDLLEVIEDRQNLCSTIISTQIPVEKWFEAIGDPTIADAVLYRLIHNAQKINLKGESMRKIRSPLTNKNKTGK